A portion of the Thunnus albacares chromosome 23, fThuAlb1.1, whole genome shotgun sequence genome contains these proteins:
- the ccdc59 gene encoding thyroid transcription factor 1-associated protein 26 homolog: protein MAPTDQKTKNNKFTGKNDNWKKSKNMAAGVKKKRKWIPEHKVFEGSVKEGQGFAFKRKQRVKHEYNKLLRKERKKNPESMSLYKEEYPEHLKHLYMAEAEKLKNEAWTNRMNRSKLRMKGQEKGEEIPESDAPAQQTEAAADPETEVTGGSELTDAVSGNPEPTTTAAEKESLPMSNRMRKKMLKKTSYQKTKEEFESAQEKRKKKKEDYLKNKQQREEAIEKYKQKKMETFQMLSKKTKKGQPNLNLQMEYLLQKIQRTDK from the exons TCGAAAAATATGGCTGCCGGtgtcaaaaagaaaaggaaatggaTTCCGGAGCACAAAGTTTTCGAGGGCAGCGTTAAAGAAG GTCAAGGCTTTGCTTTTAAGAGGAAGCAGAGAGTCAAACATGAGTACAACAAGCTGCTacggaaggagagaaagaagaaccCTGAGTCCATGTCTCTGTATAAGGAGGAGTACCCAGAACACCTCAAACATCTGTACATGGCCGAGGCAGAGAAACTGAAGAACGAGGCCTGGACAAACCGAATGAACAGGAGTAAACTGAGAATGAAAGGGCAGGAGAAGGGAGAAGAAATACCTGAAAGTGATGCACCTGCACAacagactgaagctgctgctgatcCAGAGACAGAAGTTACTGGTGGATCAGAGCTGACAGATGCTGTTTCTGGGAACCCAGAGCCAACAACAACAGCggcagagaaagaaag TCTTCCAATGAGCAACCgcatgaggaaaaaaatgctgAAGAAGACGTCCTATCAGAAGACAAAAGAGGAATTTGAGAGCGCACAAGAAAAGcggaaaaagaagaaggag GACTACCTGAAGAAcaagcagcagagagaagaagctATTGAaaagtacaaacagaaaaagatggaGACGTTTCAGATGCTGagcaaaaagaccaaaaaaggACAGCCAAATCTAAACCTCCAGATGGAGTATTTGCTTCAGAAGATCCAGAGAACTGATAAATGA